The Streptomyces aurantiacus genome includes a region encoding these proteins:
- a CDS encoding XdhC family protein, producing MLNIAETLHRWCLEARPFALATVVDVTGSAPLPAGTSVAVDADGNAVGSISGGCVEGVVYDLCRQVLRDGGAPQRAWFGYSDDDAFAVGLTCGGELDVLVQHMDPAAQPHLAAALCDVVQGRPAAVAQVVDGPRDLLGSTLSVLAGGSVTYGTLADGAADRLVAEEATALLRSGRTARVTVGGDGDGCPEPLTVLVHVHASRPRLLVFGAVDFAAALSQAGAFLGYRVTVCDARPVFATTARFPYADEVVVDWPPRYLERTDVDARTAVCVLTHDAKFDIPLLRLALDLPVGYVGAMGSRRTHAERLRLLREADVRAEQLARLHSPIGLDIGARTPEETAVSIAAEIIAHTGQGTGLPLSQATGPIHRPLPSRGSESPHSASAVLCP from the coding sequence ATGCTGAACATCGCGGAGACACTGCACCGCTGGTGCCTCGAGGCCCGCCCCTTCGCCCTGGCCACCGTCGTCGACGTCACCGGCAGCGCACCGCTGCCCGCGGGTACGTCGGTGGCGGTGGACGCGGACGGCAACGCGGTCGGCAGTATCTCCGGCGGCTGCGTCGAGGGCGTCGTCTACGACCTGTGCCGGCAGGTGCTGCGCGACGGGGGCGCCCCCCAGCGGGCCTGGTTCGGCTACTCCGACGACGACGCCTTCGCCGTCGGCCTGACCTGCGGCGGAGAACTCGACGTCCTCGTCCAGCACATGGATCCAGCGGCCCAGCCCCACCTCGCCGCGGCCCTCTGCGATGTCGTCCAGGGACGGCCCGCCGCCGTGGCACAGGTCGTGGACGGCCCCCGCGACCTCCTCGGCTCGACCCTGAGCGTCCTCGCCGGCGGCAGCGTCACCTACGGCACGCTGGCCGACGGAGCGGCGGACCGGCTGGTGGCGGAAGAAGCCACGGCCCTGTTGCGATCCGGGCGGACCGCCCGCGTCACGGTCGGCGGGGACGGCGACGGCTGCCCCGAACCTCTGACCGTCCTCGTTCACGTCCACGCGTCCCGCCCGCGCCTGCTGGTCTTCGGCGCCGTCGACTTCGCCGCCGCGCTCAGCCAGGCCGGGGCCTTCCTCGGCTACCGCGTCACCGTCTGCGACGCCCGCCCCGTCTTCGCCACCACCGCACGTTTCCCGTACGCGGACGAGGTCGTCGTCGACTGGCCGCCCCGCTACCTGGAGCGCACCGACGTGGACGCCCGCACCGCTGTCTGCGTCCTCACCCACGACGCCAAGTTCGACATTCCCCTGCTGCGCCTGGCGCTCGATCTGCCCGTCGGCTATGTCGGTGCGATGGGGTCCCGGCGCACCCACGCCGAACGCCTTCGCCTCCTGCGGGAGGCCGACGTCCGCGCGGAACAGCTCGCCAGACTGCACTCACCGATCGGCCTCGACATCGGGGCCCGCACACCCGAGGAGACCGCGGTGTCCATCGCCGCGGAGATCATCGCCCACACCGGCCAGGGCACGGGCCTGCCGCTGTCACAGGCCACCGGTCCGATCCACCGGCCGCTTCCCTCCCGGGGGTCCGAATCGCCGCACAGCGCGTCAGCGGTTCTCTGTCCGTGA
- a CDS encoding xanthine dehydrogenase family protein molybdopterin-binding subunit — translation MSPQPQAAVGAPLSRVDGRLKVTGTARYAAEHEEDGAVHAVIVDASIGRGRIRSIETRTAERHPGVLRVIHHGNAPKLPYRDNAGSNNMPGRRLRVFQDDRVLFHGQPVAVVVATTLEAAQHGASLVEVGYDAERPSTDLHKAEPDEPTDYARGDAESGLRDAAVQLDLTYQLARNHHNPMEPHATVARWDGDKLTVWDKTQWVMGTHDEIAAVFDLPADAVRVINPFVGGGFGSGLRCWPHTIVAALAARETKRPVKLVLSRRQMYFGTGFRPSYEYRLRLGSDRRGRLAAAVHRIDAETSSYETFTEGVMLAGQMLYSMPGVSQAYRTVPLDVNTPIWMRGPGFASASFVIESAMDELAHKVGIDPIELRRRNEPSEDEGKNLPFSTRRLRECYTVGAREFGWNRRNPKPRSTRDGDWLIGLGMAAGVYDPGRFPAQARARLDADGTAVVESATSDMGPGTYTSQTQVAADALGLTVRAVTFRLGDSLYPQTGPHGGSATMASVGSAVVDACDQVRRQAIKLAVEDKRSPLYGVAAGRVVVRSGRLHVQGDPARGETYRSLLARNDRSHLEARGDYTGPPAPERESYAAYNATFAEVAVDATLGLVRVRRMLGVYDAGRIISPKLADSQAIGGIVGGIGTALLEHTVTDHRDGRIVNANLADYLVPVNADVPEVKAIYLDGEDNAGNALGVKGLGEVVQVGVAAAIGNAVFNATGRRIRQLPITAEALL, via the coding sequence GTGAGTCCTCAGCCGCAGGCCGCCGTGGGTGCGCCGCTGTCGAGGGTGGACGGCCGGCTGAAGGTCACGGGCACGGCACGCTACGCCGCCGAGCACGAGGAGGACGGGGCGGTGCACGCCGTCATCGTCGACGCGAGTATCGGCCGTGGCCGCATCAGGTCCATCGAGACCCGCACCGCCGAGAGGCATCCGGGTGTGCTGCGGGTGATCCACCACGGCAACGCGCCGAAGCTGCCGTACCGCGACAACGCCGGGTCCAACAACATGCCCGGGCGCAGGCTGCGGGTGTTCCAGGACGACCGGGTGCTCTTCCACGGTCAGCCGGTGGCCGTCGTGGTCGCCACCACCCTGGAGGCCGCCCAGCACGGTGCGAGCCTGGTCGAGGTCGGCTATGACGCCGAGCGGCCGTCGACCGACCTGCACAAGGCCGAGCCGGACGAGCCGACGGACTACGCGCGCGGCGACGCGGAATCCGGCCTGCGCGACGCCGCGGTACAGCTCGACCTGACGTACCAGCTGGCCCGCAACCATCACAACCCGATGGAGCCGCACGCCACCGTCGCCCGATGGGACGGGGACAAGCTGACCGTCTGGGACAAGACGCAGTGGGTGATGGGCACCCACGACGAGATCGCCGCAGTGTTCGACCTGCCCGCGGACGCGGTGCGCGTCATCAACCCGTTCGTCGGCGGCGGCTTCGGCAGCGGGCTGCGCTGCTGGCCGCACACCATCGTCGCCGCCCTGGCCGCGCGGGAGACGAAGCGCCCGGTCAAGCTGGTGCTCAGCCGTCGGCAGATGTACTTCGGCACCGGTTTCCGGCCCTCCTACGAGTACCGGCTGCGCCTCGGCAGCGACCGGCGCGGCCGGCTGGCCGCCGCGGTCCACCGGATCGACGCCGAGACCTCCTCGTACGAGACGTTCACCGAGGGGGTCATGCTCGCGGGGCAGATGCTCTACAGCATGCCCGGCGTCAGCCAGGCGTACCGGACGGTGCCGCTGGACGTGAACACTCCGATCTGGATGCGCGGGCCGGGTTTCGCGTCGGCGTCGTTCGTGATCGAGTCGGCCATGGACGAGCTCGCGCACAAGGTCGGCATCGACCCGATCGAGCTGCGCCGGCGCAACGAACCGTCCGAGGACGAGGGGAAGAACCTGCCGTTCTCCACCCGTCGGCTGCGTGAGTGCTACACGGTCGGTGCCCGGGAGTTCGGCTGGAACCGCCGTAACCCCAAGCCCCGTTCGACGCGTGACGGGGACTGGCTGATCGGCCTGGGGATGGCTGCCGGGGTCTACGATCCCGGGCGTTTCCCGGCGCAGGCCAGGGCTCGTCTGGATGCCGACGGAACCGCGGTGGTCGAGTCGGCCACCAGTGACATGGGCCCGGGCACCTACACCTCGCAGACCCAGGTCGCCGCGGACGCGCTCGGACTGACCGTGCGCGCCGTCACGTTCCGGCTCGGCGACTCGCTGTATCCGCAGACCGGGCCGCACGGCGGCTCGGCGACCATGGCCAGTGTCGGCTCCGCCGTCGTCGACGCGTGCGACCAGGTGCGACGCCAGGCGATCAAGCTGGCAGTCGAGGACAAGAGGTCGCCGCTGTACGGGGTGGCCGCCGGCCGGGTGGTGGTGCGGAGCGGCCGGCTCCATGTGCAGGGCGACCCGGCCCGCGGGGAGACCTATCGAAGCCTGCTGGCCCGTAACGACCGCTCCCACCTGGAGGCCCGCGGTGACTACACCGGGCCGCCTGCTCCCGAGCGGGAGTCCTACGCCGCCTACAACGCGACCTTCGCCGAGGTCGCGGTGGACGCCACGCTCGGTCTGGTGCGGGTGCGGCGAATGCTCGGTGTGTACGACGCGGGCCGCATCATCAGCCCCAAGCTCGCCGACAGTCAGGCCATCGGCGGCATCGTGGGCGGCATCGGCACGGCCCTGCTGGAGCACACGGTCACCGACCACCGCGACGGCCGGATCGTCAACGCCAACCTGGCCGACTACCTGGTGCCGGTCAACGCCGATGTCCCCGAGGTGAAGGCGATCTACCTGGACGGCGAGGACAACGCGGGCAACGCATTGGGGGTCAAAGGACTCGGCGAGGTCGTCCAGGTGGGGGTGGCGGCCGCGATCGGCAACGCGGTCTTCAACGCCACCGGCCGCCGCATCCGTCAACTGCCCATCACTGCCGAGGCGTTGCTCTGA
- a CDS encoding FAD binding domain-containing protein: MHPFTYTKASDTREALDSGRRGGRYIAGGTTLVDLMRETVERPETLVDITGLPMRAVTATTHGGLRIGALVSMTEAAAHPRVRALYPVISQSLELSASAQLRNMATIGGNIMQRTRCTYFRDVTAACNKREPGSGCAAREGHNRAHAILGTSDRCVATHPSDVAVAFAALEATVHLLGPDGERRVPFASFLLRPGSTPDREQALRKGELITAVEIPALARPLRSGYLKVRDRQSYEFALTSAAVALHVRGGVIREAKVAAGGVGTVPWKLPAVEEHLVGERPSEALWTAAARTAADGARPLTHNRFKVELLRRTVERQLRIVGGTK, from the coding sequence ATGCACCCCTTTACGTACACCAAGGCGTCCGACACTCGTGAAGCCCTCGACTCGGGCCGCCGCGGCGGCCGTTACATCGCCGGCGGCACCACCCTGGTCGACCTGATGCGGGAGACCGTCGAGCGCCCCGAGACCCTCGTCGACATCACCGGTCTGCCGATGCGCGCGGTCACGGCCACCACACACGGTGGTCTGCGCATCGGCGCGCTGGTGAGCATGACCGAGGCCGCCGCCCACCCCCGGGTGCGCGCCCTGTATCCCGTCATCTCGCAGTCGCTGGAACTGAGCGCCTCGGCCCAGTTGCGGAACATGGCCACCATCGGCGGCAACATCATGCAGCGCACCCGGTGCACCTATTTCCGAGACGTGACCGCCGCCTGCAACAAGCGTGAGCCGGGCTCGGGTTGTGCCGCGCGGGAGGGCCACAACCGCGCCCACGCGATCCTCGGCACCTCCGACCGCTGTGTGGCCACGCACCCCTCGGATGTCGCAGTGGCGTTCGCCGCGCTGGAGGCGACCGTGCACCTGCTGGGCCCGGACGGGGAGCGCCGTGTGCCCTTCGCCAGCTTCCTCCTCAGGCCCGGCAGCACTCCCGACCGTGAACAAGCCCTGAGGAAGGGCGAGTTGATCACGGCGGTGGAGATCCCGGCTCTGGCCCGTCCACTGAGGTCGGGCTATCTGAAGGTGCGTGACCGGCAGTCGTACGAGTTCGCCCTGACCTCGGCGGCCGTCGCCCTGCACGTGCGCGGCGGGGTGATCCGGGAGGCGAAGGTCGCCGCCGGTGGGGTGGGCACGGTGCCGTGGAAGCTGCCCGCGGTCGAGGAACACCTCGTCGGGGAGCGCCCCTCCGAGGCCCTGTGGACAGCCGCTGCCCGGACGGCGGCGGACGGGGCCCGCCCGCTCACACACAACCGGTTCAAGGTCGAGCTGCTCCGGCGGACCGTGGAACGTCAGCTGCGCATCGTAGGAGGTACCAAGTGA
- a CDS encoding (2Fe-2S)-binding protein, with protein sequence MPTEPPEPAVALPTEAGESAPAAPSRRTFIATTSAVGGVVVAGGLIAGTDLAGPGEASAAEASPASRVSLTVNGTRRTVTVDNRTSLLDLLREHFGLTGSKKGCNAGACGACTVLVDEHRVNSCLTLAVRLEGADVTTIEGLADGDQLHPLQKAFIEQDAFQCGYCTPGQILSGVGCIQEGHTGSPEEIREWMSGNICRCGCYVKIVRAVEQTAGRK encoded by the coding sequence ATGCCCACTGAACCCCCCGAGCCGGCCGTTGCACTCCCCACAGAAGCCGGTGAGTCCGCTCCAGCAGCCCCCAGTCGGCGCACGTTCATCGCCACCACCAGCGCGGTCGGTGGTGTCGTCGTCGCAGGCGGTCTGATCGCAGGGACCGATCTCGCCGGTCCGGGCGAGGCGTCCGCCGCCGAGGCGTCGCCCGCGAGCCGCGTCTCCCTGACGGTGAACGGCACCCGGCGGACGGTGACGGTCGACAACCGCACCTCGCTGCTGGATCTCCTGCGCGAACACTTCGGCCTGACCGGCTCCAAGAAGGGCTGCAACGCGGGTGCCTGCGGCGCGTGCACGGTCCTGGTCGACGAGCATCGGGTCAACTCCTGCCTGACGCTCGCGGTGCGGCTGGAAGGTGCCGATGTCACCACCATCGAGGGCCTGGCCGACGGTGACCAACTGCACCCGCTCCAGAAGGCGTTCATCGAGCAGGACGCATTCCAGTGCGGCTACTGCACACCGGGCCAGATCCTGTCCGGCGTCGGCTGCATCCAGGAGGGCCACACCGGTTCGCCGGAGGAGATCCGGGAGTGGATGAGCGGCAACATCTGCCGCTGCGGCTGTTACGTGAAGATCGTGCGCGCGGTCGAACAGACCGCGGGCCGGAAGTAA
- a CDS encoding metallophosphoesterase: MTDTSDTRPADSEAGAPRQSRLHRLMRYIPLIAPVLLWAVPCWVLLHTGQHWPLPVSLGGTTLFTLGLVGMPLAMVRGHGRRQQDRAAIVGDTLLGASWVLFAWSLLLGVPLRLALTLADVGESQDRARIVTWAVLGTTAVLLAWGYAEARRVPRVRRLDVQLPRLGAGLDGLRVVLITDTHYGPLDRTRWSERVCETVNTLEADLVCHTGDIADGTAERRRAQALPLGTVRATRARVYVTGNHEYYSEAQGWVDLMDELGWAPLRNRHLLLERGGDTLVVAGVDDVTAESSGLAGHRAHLAGALHGADPDHPVLLLAHQPKFVDRAAADGIDLQLSGHTHGGQIWPFHHLVRIDQPALAGLSRHGTRTLLYTSRGTGFWGPPFRVLAPSEITLLVLRSPHLPTSP, translated from the coding sequence GTGACCGACACCAGCGACACCCGGCCCGCCGACAGCGAAGCGGGGGCTCCGCGGCAGAGCCGACTGCACCGCCTGATGCGCTACATCCCCCTGATCGCGCCCGTCCTGCTGTGGGCCGTGCCCTGCTGGGTGCTCCTGCACACCGGCCAGCACTGGCCGCTGCCCGTCTCCCTGGGCGGCACCACCCTGTTCACCCTCGGCCTCGTCGGCATGCCGCTCGCGATGGTGCGCGGACACGGCCGGCGCCAGCAGGACCGGGCGGCGATCGTCGGTGACACCCTGCTGGGCGCCAGCTGGGTTCTGTTCGCCTGGTCCCTTCTGCTCGGCGTCCCGTTGCGGCTCGCCCTGACCTTGGCCGACGTCGGCGAGAGTCAGGACCGGGCCCGAATCGTCACATGGGCCGTCCTCGGCACAACCGCCGTACTGCTCGCCTGGGGGTACGCCGAAGCCCGCCGCGTGCCACGCGTGCGCCGACTCGACGTGCAACTCCCACGGCTGGGTGCCGGATTGGACGGCCTCCGCGTCGTCCTCATCACCGACACCCACTACGGCCCCCTCGATCGCACTCGCTGGTCGGAGCGGGTCTGCGAGACGGTGAACACGCTGGAAGCCGACCTGGTCTGCCACACCGGCGACATCGCGGACGGCACGGCCGAACGCCGCCGTGCCCAGGCCCTCCCACTCGGTACCGTGCGGGCCACCCGGGCCCGCGTGTACGTCACCGGCAACCACGAGTACTACAGCGAGGCCCAGGGCTGGGTCGACCTGATGGACGAGCTGGGCTGGGCGCCACTGCGCAACCGCCATCTGCTGCTCGAACGCGGCGGCGACACCCTCGTGGTCGCCGGCGTGGACGACGTCACCGCCGAGTCCTCCGGCCTGGCGGGCCACCGCGCCCACCTCGCCGGAGCCTTGCACGGCGCCGACCCCGACCACCCCGTCCTGCTCCTGGCACACCAGCCCAAGTTCGTCGACCGGGCGGCAGCCGACGGCATCGACCTGCAGCTCTCCGGCCACACCCACGGCGGCCAGATCTGGCCCTTCCACCACCTGGTCCGCATCGACCAGCCCGCCCTCGCCGGCCTCAGCCGCCACGGCACCCGCACCCTCCTCTACACCAGCCGCGGTACCGGCTTCTGGGGCCCGCCGTTCCGCGTCCTCGCCCCCAGCGAGATCACGCTCCTCGTGCTCCGCTCCCCGCACCTGCCCACCTCGCCGTAG